The genome window GTGGCGCGGGGTGAGCGACTACTTCATGGTGGCGAGCTGGATCAGGTTGCCGCAGGTGTCGTCGAATACGGCGGTGACCACCGGTCCCAGGTCGGTCGCGTCCTGGGTGAACTCGACGCCGAGCCCCTTGAGCCGCTCGACCTCGGCGAACACGTCGTCGACGGCGAACTGGGTGAACGGGATGCCGTCGGCGACCAGCGCCTGCTTGAACGGGCCGGCCGCGGGGTGGCCGTCGGGCTCCAGCAGCAGCTCGACACCGTCCGGGTCGGCGGGGGAGACCACGGTGAGCCAGCGGGCTCCGCCCGCGGGCTCGTCGGTCTTCTTGATGAACCCCAGCTTCTCGGTGTAGAAGGCGAGCGCCTTGGCCTGGTCGTCGACGAACACGCTGGTGATGTTGACGCGGATCACGGGTTCGGTTCCTCTCGGTCGATGGGCCACCGCTCGACGATCGAGCGCAGCGGGCTCGTGTCGATGTGGTGGAACTTGTAGCGGCCCTGCCGCCTTGTGCGCACCAGGCCGGCCTGTTCGAGCACCGCGAGGTGCTGCGAGATGGCCTGGCGCGAGGAGGCCAGGCCGTGCTTCATCGTCAGCCGGCCGCAGATCTCGAACAGCGTCTGGCCGTCCTTGTCGGTCAGCTCGTCCAGGATGGTGCGCCGCGTCGCGTCGCCGATGGCCTTGAACAGGTCGGGGTCCGCGTCCACGGACACAGTTATAGGCAAGTCGCCACTTGCCTGTCAAGGTGAGGGCGCCGACAGCATCCCAGTGGAGCGGGCCGTTTGGCGAGGTGATCTCGGATTTCGCGCGCTCGGCCGATGATTTCCGTACCCGTGGTGGAGCCAAGTTTTGTCACCAGTCGTCTCGGTTCAGTGAGCGCTTTTCATCCTGCTCTGGATGCGTTGGGACGTAGGGGTTTCTGCGGCGATACCGGTTGATCTTGGGTAGGGCGGGTCCGCGCATAGGCGAAGCCCCTGGTAAAAGGGTTGTCGACCAAGATCAACCTGAATACGCAGAGGCTTCACGTGCTGTTCTACCCTGCCCCGCTGCCGTTGTCGCGCCGGCCGAGGACACCGTCGAGGAGGCGGCCCCCGCGGAGGCGGCGCCGGTGGCCGGTCGGGATGTGTCCGAGGTCAGTGGTGTGGTGTTGGATACGGCTCAGGCGAAGACGGGTTATCCGTTGGAGTTGTTGGAGCTGGATCTGGAGCTTGAGGCTGATCTGGGTATTGACTCGGTGAAGCAGGTTGAGGTTTTGACCGCGGTGCGGGGGCATTTCGGGATTTCCGGTGATGTGGAGGTTGATCTTTCGGAGGTCAACACCCTGCGCAAGGTGATCGACTTCATCGTCGTGGCGGACCTGCCCGAGCCGGGCGAGACGCCGTCCGCGGTGTCGGTGACGCCGGCGCGTCCGGCTTACACACCGGTCCTCGAGCGCGAGCTGGAAACCGTCACGCACCGCTACCTGCCGGTGGCGGTCGAGCGGCCGCTGTCCGCGAGCGCGGATTTCTCCCTGTCCGGCAAGGGAGTCGTGGTCATCGCCGACCGGAACGGTCAGGTCTGCGGCGAGCTACTGCCCCGGCTCACCGACGCCGGTGCCGGGGTCCGGGTGGTCAGCCCTGCCGGCGCCGGGATCGACGGTGCGGCCGAGGTCGACCTCTCCGACCCGCAGCGGCTGGAGGACGCGCTCGCCGCCGCCCGCGACGAACTGGAGCAGGTGCAGGTGGTGATCAACCTGTATCAGCTCGCGGGCGCCTCGGAGGGCGAGTCGACCCTGGACGCCCCGGTCGAGCGCTGGACGAGCGAGGTCGACACCCGGATGGCCGTGGAGCTGCTGACAGAGGTGCAGGTCGTGTGCGACGACTACGGCGCGGCGGTGCACCTGGGCGAGCGGGACTGCTCGGTGCAACGGCGGCACCAGAAGCTCATCGAGGAGGCGCCTTCGCCGTACGTGGACTCCGCGCTGCGCGAGGCGCTCGGCGAGGCGTCGCTGCGAGGCGCCAAGGCGGTGGGCTACCGGGGCGCCGGCACCATGGAGTTCCTCGTCGACGACGCGGGCGAGTTCTGGTTCATGGAGATGAACGCGCGCATCCAGGTGGAGCACCCGGTCACCGAGCTGGTGACCGGAGTCGACCTGATCGCCGAGCAGATCCGGGTCGCGGCGGGGGAACGGCTGTCGGTCGAGCAGGCCGACGTCGAGATCCGCGGCCACGCCATCGAGTGCCGGATCAACGCCGAGGACCCGGACCGCGGGTTCGTGCCGACCCCGGGACGGCTCGACGCCTACGTCCCGCCGGACGGACCGTGGACGCGGGTCGACTCCCACTGCGTTCCGGGAGCGACGGTCTCGCCGTACTACGACTCGATGATCGCCAAGCTGATCACCTGGGCCCCGCACCGCGAGGCGGCGCTGGACCGGATGCAACGCGCACTCGGCGAGTTCCGCGTCGAGGGCAAGGGGGTGCGCACCACGATCCCGTTCCACGAGGAGGTGCTGGCCCACCCGAGCTTCCGGGCCGGCGAGGTGACCACCAGCTTCCTCAAGCAACACCTGGGCATGTGACGCCGCCGGCGTCAACGCCTTCGTCAAGGCCGGGCATCGTCGGCCGCAACGGCGGTGCCCGGCCCGGCACAACGGCGTGCCCGCTTCTGCTCCCCCGCGTCCGGAGGTACCCGTGACCAACGCAAGCCGTGCTGTTGTCCTGATCGCCGAGAAGCTCGCGCCGTCGGTGGCGGAGGAGTTCGGCACCGATGTCGAGATCCGCCACGTGGACGGGACCGACCGCGAAGCGCTGCTCGACGCCGTGGCCGAGGCCGATGCGCTGCTGGTCCGTTCGTCGACGCAGGTCGATTCCGAGGTGCTGGGCGCCTCGAGCCGGTTGAAGGTGGTGGGCCGCGCAGGGGTCGGCCTGGACAACGTCGACGTCCCGGCGGCGACCGAGCGTGGCGTGCTGGTGGTCAACGCCCCCACGTCCAACATCGTCTCGGCCGCCGAGCACGCGGTCGCCCTGCTGCTGGCGGTCGCGCGCAACGTGGCCGCGGCCGACGCGAGCCTGCGGGCGGGGGAGTGGAAGCGCAGCTCCTACACGGGAGTGGAGCTGCACGGCAAGACGATCGGCGTGGTCGGACTGGGAAAGATCGGCCAGCTGTTCGCGCAGCGCGTCGCCGCCTTCGGCACCGACCTGATCGCCTACGACCCCTACCTGCCCGCCGCCCGCGCGGCCCGGTTGGGCATCGAGCTGGTCGGCCTGGAGGAGCTGCTGGAGCGTGCCGACGCGATCTCGGTCCACCTGCCCAAGACCGCCGAGACCGTGGGCCTGATCGGCGCGGAGGAGCTGAAGAAGGCCAGGAAGGCGATGCTGGTCGTCAACGCCGCGCGTGGCGGTCTGATCGACGAGGGCGCCCTCGCCGACGCACTCCGCAACGGTCACATCGGCGGGGCGGGGATCGACGTCTACGAGACCGAACCGACCACGTCCAGCCCGCTGTTCGAGCTCGCCAACGTGGTGGCCACCCCGCACCTGGGGGCGTCGACCGCGGAGGCGCAGGACCGCGCGGGAACCGATGTCGCGCGCTCGGTGCTGCTGGCGCTGGCCGGCGACTTCGTGCCGGACGCGGTGAACGTGCGGGGCGGTGCGGTCGGCGAGGAGGTCCTGCCGTACCTGCCGCTGACCGAGAAGCTCGGCTCGCTGCTGTCGGCTCTGTCGGCCGGCACTCCGAGCTCGCTGGTGGTCGAAGCCGTGGGCGAGCTGGCGAGCGAGGACGTGTCCGTCCTGGGTCTGGCGGCGCTGCGCGGGCTGTTCACCGGTGTGGTCGACAGCCAGGTCACCTTCGTCAACGCGCCGCGACTGGCCGAGGAGTTCGGAGTGGACGTCGAGGTGAAGGTGTCGCAGGAGAGCCCGGACCACCGCAGCGCCGTCTCGTTGCGCGCGGTCGGGGCCGACGGCCGCACCGCCGTGGTCTCCGGTGCGCTGACCGGTCCGAACCAGGTGGAGAAGCTGGTCGAGGTCGACGGCAGGCACTTCGACTTCCGGATCGAGGGCGACGTGCTGCTGCTGGAGTGCCCGGACCGCCCGGGCGTGATGGGCCGAGTCGGCACCCTGCTCGGCGAGACCGGTGCCAACATCCACGCGGCCGCGGTGAGCCAGACCTCCGGAGGGTCGGACGCGATCATGCTGCTGCGCGTGGACCGCCCGGTGCAGGAGCAGGCGCTCGAACCGATCGGCAAGGCCGTCGACGCACGCATCGTCCGCGCGGTGAGCTTCTCCGACCACAACGGCAAATGAGCTGACAGCATCCTTCGCGAGCGGTGATGGCTGTCGGTTGTTCCTGATGGAATCCCGCCGAACACCAACTCCAGGAGACGCAATGTCCCTCCACGTCGTCGTCGGCAAGGGGCCGGTCGGCACTGCCACCGCCGAACTCCTCGCCGACCGCGGCCACGCGGTCCGCGTGATCAGCCGGTCCGGCGGCCCCGCCACCAGCCGGGCCGACGGCTCGATCGAGCAGGTCGCGCTCGACGCCTCCGACAGCGCCAGGCTCGCCGAGGCGTGCGAGGGCGCGGTGGCC of Saccharopolyspora erythraea contains these proteins:
- a CDS encoding VOC family protein, which encodes MIRVNITSVFVDDQAKALAFYTEKLGFIKKTDEPAGGARWLTVVSPADPDGVELLLEPDGHPAAGPFKQALVADGIPFTQFAVDDVFAEVERLKGLGVEFTQDATDLGPVVTAVFDDTCGNLIQLATMK
- a CDS encoding ArsR/SmtB family transcription factor, encoding MDADPDLFKAIGDATRRTILDELTDKDGQTLFEICGRLTMKHGLASSRQAISQHLAVLEQAGLVRTRRQGRYKFHHIDTSPLRSIVERWPIDREEPNP
- a CDS encoding phosphopantetheine-binding protein, with the translated sequence MLDTAQAKTGYPLELLELDLELEADLGIDSVKQVEVLTAVRGHFGISGDVEVDLSEVNTLRKVIDFIVVADLPEPGETPSAVSVTPARPAYTPVLERELETVTHRYLPVAVERPLSASADFSLSGKGVVVIADRNGQVCGELLPRLTDAGAGVRVVSPAGAGIDGAAEVDLSDPQRLEDALAAARDELEQVQVVINLYQLAGASEGESTLDAPVERWTSEVDTRMAVELLTEVQVVCDDYGAAVHLGERDCSVQRRHQKLIEEAPSPYVDSALREALGEASLRGAKAVGYRGAGTMEFLVDDAGEFWFMEMNARIQVEHPVTELVTGVDLIAEQIRVAAGERLSVEQADVEIRGHAIECRINAEDPDRGFVPTPGRLDAYVPPDGPWTRVDSHCVPGATVSPYYDSMIAKLITWAPHREAALDRMQRALGEFRVEGKGVRTTIPFHEEVLAHPSFRAGEVTTSFLKQHLGM
- the serA gene encoding phosphoglycerate dehydrogenase, producing MTNASRAVVLIAEKLAPSVAEEFGTDVEIRHVDGTDREALLDAVAEADALLVRSSTQVDSEVLGASSRLKVVGRAGVGLDNVDVPAATERGVLVVNAPTSNIVSAAEHAVALLLAVARNVAAADASLRAGEWKRSSYTGVELHGKTIGVVGLGKIGQLFAQRVAAFGTDLIAYDPYLPAARAARLGIELVGLEELLERADAISVHLPKTAETVGLIGAEELKKARKAMLVVNAARGGLIDEGALADALRNGHIGGAGIDVYETEPTTSSPLFELANVVATPHLGASTAEAQDRAGTDVARSVLLALAGDFVPDAVNVRGGAVGEEVLPYLPLTEKLGSLLSALSAGTPSSLVVEAVGELASEDVSVLGLAALRGLFTGVVDSQVTFVNAPRLAEEFGVDVEVKVSQESPDHRSAVSLRAVGADGRTAVVSGALTGPNQVEKLVEVDGRHFDFRIEGDVLLLECPDRPGVMGRVGTLLGETGANIHAAAVSQTSGGSDAIMLLRVDRPVQEQALEPIGKAVDARIVRAVSFSDHNGK